One window from the genome of Pseudanabaena yagii GIHE-NHR1 encodes:
- a CDS encoding 2-phosphosulfolactate phosphatase family protein, translating into MKIFVYHTPELVPAEVIPDCAIAVDILRATTTIATALAAGAEGVQVFSDLDELLRVSEAHPPELRIRVGERGGKTVEGFDLGNSPFDFTPEVVKGKRIFMSTTNGTRSLQKVQNAKSVLACAMINLGSVLSYLRETKPETVWIVGSGWEGSYSLEDTTCAGAIVANLENEADCGNDEAVAAATLYKAWKGEVEELFYQASHGKRLLNLNGAEDIAYCAKIDVVKVLPKQSSAGLLVAA; encoded by the coding sequence ATGAAAATATTTGTTTATCACACTCCTGAGTTAGTTCCTGCTGAAGTAATTCCAGACTGCGCGATCGCTGTCGATATTTTGCGAGCCACTACGACTATTGCCACTGCGCTTGCAGCGGGAGCTGAAGGGGTACAAGTGTTTTCTGATCTCGATGAGCTACTGCGTGTAAGTGAGGCTCATCCGCCTGAGTTAAGAATCAGGGTTGGGGAGCGTGGTGGTAAAACGGTGGAAGGTTTTGATTTGGGCAATTCTCCCTTTGACTTTACACCAGAAGTTGTCAAGGGTAAGCGGATCTTTATGAGTACGACCAATGGCACGCGATCGCTGCAAAAAGTCCAAAATGCCAAGAGTGTATTAGCTTGCGCGATGATTAATCTCGGTTCTGTATTGAGCTATCTCCGTGAAACTAAGCCTGAAACTGTGTGGATCGTTGGTTCTGGCTGGGAAGGTAGCTATTCCCTCGAAGATACGACCTGTGCGGGTGCGATCGTTGCTAATCTCGAAAATGAAGCTGACTGTGGCAATGATGAGGCTGTCGCTGCGGCAACTCTGTACAAGGCTTGGAAGGGAGAGGTTGAGGAGCTATTTTATCAAGCAAGTCATGGCAAGCGGTTGTTAAACCTCAATGGTGCAGAAGATATTGCCTACTGTGCCAAAATTGATGTGGTTAAGGTATTGCCTAAACAGTCAAGTGCAGGTTTGCTAGTTGCTGCTTAA
- a CDS encoding DNA adenine methylase: protein MPSMLCSPLLVKPLAKQVANIAEPVSKLERLTPPLKWAGGKRWLVPHLQKTWQKYRNYRLVEPFCGGLAIALGLQPHQALLNDINPHVVNFYKCLQRGLKLDIEVQNEREFYYTQRVEFNRLIQLGKSNTPKAAQLFYYLNRTGYNGLCRFNRNGGFNVPFGRHRTINYTEDFSAYKLAFAEWTFTNVDFAKISVSASDFIYADPPYDVEFRQYAKNGFEWSEQERLAHWLAQHSCPMIASNQATPRILELYQDLGFNIHILNAPRRISCNGDRVPAKEMLAYKGFAKELELS, encoded by the coding sequence ATGCCATCGATGCTATGCTCTCCTCTGCTCGTAAAACCCTTGGCAAAACAAGTGGCAAATATTGCTGAACCTGTGTCCAAGCTCGAACGTCTTACTCCGCCCTTAAAATGGGCAGGTGGTAAACGTTGGCTTGTGCCACATTTACAGAAAACTTGGCAAAAATATCGCAATTATCGGTTAGTGGAACCATTTTGTGGTGGTTTAGCGATCGCTTTGGGTTTACAGCCCCACCAAGCGTTACTCAATGACATCAACCCCCATGTCGTGAACTTCTACAAATGTTTGCAAAGGGGACTAAAGCTAGATATTGAAGTTCAAAATGAGCGTGAATTTTACTATACTCAACGGGTAGAATTTAATCGCTTAATCCAATTAGGAAAGTCCAATACTCCCAAAGCTGCTCAACTTTTCTATTATCTCAATCGTACTGGTTATAATGGGCTATGCCGCTTTAATCGTAATGGTGGTTTTAATGTTCCCTTTGGAAGGCATAGAACTATTAATTACACCGAAGACTTTTCCGCTTACAAACTCGCATTTGCTGAATGGACATTTACAAATGTTGATTTTGCCAAAATCTCTGTTAGCGCTAGTGATTTTATTTACGCTGATCCACCCTATGATGTTGAGTTTCGCCAATATGCTAAGAATGGCTTTGAATGGTCAGAGCAGGAACGTTTGGCGCATTGGCTAGCTCAACACAGTTGTCCTATGATCGCATCGAACCAAGCGACTCCTCGGATTCTCGAACTCTATCAAGATTTAGGATTTAATATTCATATTCTCAATGCTCCACGCCGCATTAGCTGCAATGGTGATCGCGTCCCTGCAAAGGAAATGCTTGCTTATAAAGGATTTGCGAAGGAGCTAGAACTATCATGA
- a CDS encoding PD-(D/E)XK nuclease superfamily protein, producing the protein MSLRNTETGTVLEQMVLHSLIYGGYLYQSQQYIGSRPGGGKHIIDVIANRGDRNVLISLKWQQVGGTAEQKVPFEVICLMEAMEQNPNYQKAYLVLGGEGWTLREFYISGDLQQYLPYGDQVEILTLERFIMKANTGKL; encoded by the coding sequence ATGAGTCTTCGGAATACAGAAACTGGGACAGTTTTGGAACAGATGGTTTTGCATTCCCTCATTTATGGTGGTTATCTCTATCAATCTCAGCAATATATTGGTAGTCGTCCGGGGGGAGGCAAACATATCATTGATGTTATTGCTAATCGTGGCGATCGCAATGTTTTGATTTCTCTCAAATGGCAACAGGTAGGCGGTACGGCGGAACAGAAAGTTCCTTTTGAAGTGATTTGCTTAATGGAAGCAATGGAACAAAATCCAAATTATCAAAAGGCTTATTTAGTTCTTGGTGGTGAAGGCTGGACATTACGAGAGTTCTATATCTCAGGTGATTTACAACAATACTTACCCTATGGCGATCAGGTGGAAATCCTCACCCTTGAAAGATTTATCATGAAGGCAAATACAGGTAAGCTTTAG
- the dprA gene encoding DNA-processing protein DprA, with protein MSLSSTTDRAYWLAWSQVRGIGSVLMKRIYQAFGSMSEAWTAMPSDLQEIEGIGGQTLEAIRQAQREVEPLSLMAIHEHNNLNFWTPSDREYPQLLWEIPDPPAILYYRGHLTNWNERNTVAIVGTRRATPYGKRWTKKLVTALAKSGFTIISGMAEGIDGEAHRACLEVSGQTVAVVGTGVDQIYPHKHKSLYEQIVDSGLVLSEYPQGTPPDKKHFPARNRIIAGLSRVTLVIEAPERSGALITAYQANEYGRDVYALPNSIEVNEAKGCLKLLGKGAQAISGVDELLEALGMLPNLDTPAPAIAISALPPLQQNILQAIGFGEPVGLDWIVEQVKMPSGEVLGALTHLELVGAIAPYPGMRYQRLV; from the coding sequence ATGAGTCTTAGCTCGACTACAGATAGAGCCTACTGGTTAGCATGGTCACAGGTGCGTGGCATTGGTTCTGTATTAATGAAACGCATCTATCAAGCTTTTGGCTCTATGTCTGAAGCATGGACAGCGATGCCAAGTGATCTCCAAGAAATTGAAGGTATTGGCGGGCAAACCCTTGAAGCAATTCGCCAAGCACAACGCGAAGTGGAACCTTTGTCTTTAATGGCAATCCATGAGCATAATAATCTCAATTTCTGGACACCTAGCGATCGCGAATATCCACAGTTACTTTGGGAAATCCCCGATCCACCAGCAATTCTCTATTATCGTGGTCATCTTACTAATTGGAATGAACGCAATACCGTCGCCATTGTTGGTACGCGCCGAGCAACACCCTATGGCAAGCGTTGGACAAAGAAGTTAGTGACTGCCTTAGCTAAGAGTGGTTTTACAATTATTTCTGGCATGGCAGAAGGAATCGATGGCGAAGCGCATAGGGCTTGTTTGGAAGTTTCTGGTCAAACTGTTGCTGTAGTTGGTACAGGGGTTGATCAAATCTATCCCCACAAACACAAGTCTCTGTATGAGCAAATCGTGGACTCAGGGCTAGTATTGAGTGAATATCCCCAAGGTACTCCACCCGATAAAAAACATTTCCCTGCTCGTAATCGGATTATTGCAGGATTGAGCCGTGTCACTCTAGTAATCGAAGCACCAGAGCGATCGGGAGCTTTAATTACCGCCTATCAAGCCAACGAATATGGACGCGATGTCTATGCGTTGCCAAATTCCATTGAAGTGAATGAAGCAAAGGGTTGCTTGAAGCTTTTGGGTAAAGGTGCTCAGGCAATTTCAGGCGTAGATGAGTTATTGGAGGCTTTGGGAATGTTGCCAAATTTGGATACGCCTGCACCTGCGATCGCAATTTCTGCTCTGCCACCTTTACAGCAAAATATTCTCCAAGCAATCGGTTTTGGCGAGCCTGTTGGTTTAGATTGGATTGTGGAACAGGTGAAAATGCCTTCGGGTGAGGTGTTAGGTGCTTTAACCCATTTAGAACTTGTTGGTGCGATCGCGCCCTACCCTGGAATGCGCTATCAACGCTTAGTATGA
- a CDS encoding adenylate kinase family protein, producing MVRLVLLGASGSGRTTQAKHLRALLNIPVISTSEILRSEMAAGTDLGLEVKSFIDAGEFVPDPLIISLMRSRLNKEDTRHGWILEGYPRTSFQAEELDFLLDELGCPINHAIYLEASEETLMHRSRSRGNADDTIDVIQKRIEQFLDLTMPLLEYYGYKQKLLTVNSEHDVATVSFQIEHGINHLLK from the coding sequence ATGGTCAGATTAGTCCTATTAGGCGCATCAGGTTCAGGACGCACTACCCAAGCGAAGCATCTACGCGCTTTATTAAATATTCCTGTGATCTCTACCAGCGAAATTTTGCGATCGGAGATGGCGGCAGGAACAGATTTAGGCTTAGAGGTGAAAAGCTTCATTGATGCAGGTGAGTTTGTCCCTGATCCCCTCATAATTTCGCTGATGCGATCGCGCCTAAATAAGGAAGATACTCGGCATGGATGGATTTTGGAGGGATATCCTCGCACGTCTTTCCAAGCGGAGGAGTTAGATTTTTTGCTAGATGAGTTAGGCTGTCCAATTAACCATGCAATTTATCTAGAGGCTTCGGAAGAGACGTTAATGCATCGCTCGCGATCGCGGGGTAATGCCGATGACACAATTGATGTAATTCAGAAACGAATTGAGCAATTTCTGGATTTAACCATGCCTTTATTGGAATATTACGGCTATAAACAGAAATTATTGACTGTCAATAGTGAGCATGATGTAGCCACAGTTAGTTTTCAAATAGAGCATGGCATTAACCATTTACTAAAATAG
- a CDS encoding SufS family cysteine desulfurase: MTLTYEKTLADSVRADFDILNQEVNGKPLIYFDNAASSQKPKAVLNAWKYYYEHDNANVHRGAHTLSARATDAYEGARDKIAKFVNAKSSQEIIYTRNASEAINLVAYTWGWANLKAGDEVILSVMEHHSNIVPWQLIAQRTGAVLKFLESTDEGILSVEQFKSLLNAKTKLVSIVHVSNTLGCVNPVEEIIPLAHAQGAKVLLDACQSVPHMPIDVQALDCDWLVASGHKMCAPTGIGFLYGKRDILLAMPPFMGGGEMIADVFLDHSTYADLPHKFEAGTPAIGEAIALGAAVDYLMAIGMDKIHAYEQELINYLMDYLVEIPDIKIYGPRHHRAGLAAFTIAHGIHANDLSAMLDQEGIAIRSGHHCTQPLHRFLGISGSARASVYFYNTKAEVDTFVTALKEAIAFFKNVMA; encoded by the coding sequence ATGACATTAACGTACGAAAAGACCTTAGCAGATTCGGTCAGAGCAGATTTTGATATTTTGAATCAAGAGGTTAACGGCAAACCCCTCATTTATTTTGATAATGCCGCCAGTTCGCAAAAGCCTAAAGCGGTGCTAAATGCTTGGAAATATTACTATGAGCATGACAATGCCAATGTGCATCGGGGCGCACATACTCTCAGTGCTAGAGCCACAGATGCCTATGAAGGGGCTAGGGATAAGATCGCCAAATTTGTCAATGCTAAATCATCTCAGGAGATTATTTATACCCGTAATGCCAGCGAAGCTATTAACCTAGTTGCCTATACATGGGGCTGGGCTAATCTCAAGGCTGGAGATGAAGTAATTCTCTCGGTAATGGAACACCATAGCAATATTGTACCTTGGCAGTTAATTGCTCAGCGTACAGGTGCGGTGTTGAAGTTTTTAGAATCAACTGACGAGGGAATATTAAGCGTAGAGCAGTTTAAGTCTTTGCTGAATGCCAAAACTAAGCTCGTATCAATTGTCCATGTTTCCAATACCCTTGGCTGTGTCAATCCAGTGGAAGAGATTATTCCCTTAGCCCATGCTCAGGGGGCAAAGGTATTGCTGGATGCTTGTCAAAGCGTTCCCCATATGCCGATTGATGTTCAGGCTTTAGATTGCGATTGGTTAGTGGCTTCGGGGCATAAAATGTGTGCGCCTACGGGAATTGGATTCCTTTATGGTAAGCGGGACATATTACTAGCCATGCCTCCCTTTATGGGTGGTGGGGAAATGATTGCGGATGTATTTCTCGATCATTCTACCTATGCAGATTTACCCCACAAGTTTGAGGCAGGTACACCTGCGATTGGGGAAGCGATCGCTCTTGGTGCGGCGGTGGATTATTTAATGGCGATCGGGATGGACAAAATCCACGCTTACGAACAGGAATTAATTAATTACTTGATGGATTATCTTGTCGAGATTCCTGATATCAAAATTTATGGCCCCCGTCATCATCGTGCAGGTTTAGCAGCGTTTACGATCGCTCACGGTATTCATGCTAACGACTTATCGGCAATGCTCGATCAAGAAGGGATTGCGATCCGTTCGGGACATCACTGTACCCAGCCATTGCATCGCTTTTTAGGGATTAGTGGTTCTGCGAGAGCGAGTGTTTATTTCTATAACACCAAAGCCGAAGTCGATACCTTCGTCACTGCCCTCAAAGAAGCGATCGCCTTTTTCAAAAATGTGATGGCATAA
- a CDS encoding DUF1350 family protein: protein MPETSQLNYRSLSHSQVILHPNPKGIIQFIGGFVFGSFPVPAYRYLHQFLFDQGYSLILYRFPLNPFQLNHWQVALDLLKEQYVLKVEIVKLLKQAKQPSEILNVYANPANYRWLGHSLGSKYVILLEILSHKPERRIQVLQDALRQEDVNSLVQSINVAEAKKREAEASLRQLLPDALSISQFFIRDQPAVLIAPEVSNTVRFLRSGWRISSSGTKPNQQQTENLIRDSKELFNLTGIISFNLDAIAEDDVAFLVEEIKHRAFQPPLSKELYGYHLQPLGIHIEDLGRDIVNFYEELEQRKAKSKPSLTSELIAV from the coding sequence ATGCCAGAAACTAGTCAACTCAATTATAGAAGTTTGTCGCATAGTCAAGTAATTCTACATCCCAATCCTAAGGGAATTATCCAGTTTATTGGTGGATTTGTTTTTGGTTCCTTTCCTGTGCCAGCGTATAGATATTTGCATCAATTTTTGTTCGATCAAGGATATTCGCTGATTTTGTATCGCTTCCCATTGAATCCGTTTCAATTAAATCATTGGCAAGTTGCGCTAGATCTACTTAAGGAGCAATATGTCCTCAAAGTAGAAATTGTCAAATTACTCAAACAAGCAAAGCAACCTAGCGAAATTCTCAATGTCTATGCAAATCCTGCTAACTACCGATGGCTAGGTCATAGCCTTGGTAGTAAATATGTGATCTTGCTGGAAATTTTAAGCCATAAGCCAGAAAGACGTATCCAAGTGTTGCAAGATGCTTTAAGACAGGAAGATGTCAATAGTCTAGTCCAAAGCATTAATGTTGCTGAAGCAAAGAAACGGGAGGCAGAGGCATCCCTGCGCCAACTACTACCCGATGCTCTATCAATTAGTCAGTTTTTCATTCGCGATCAACCTGCGGTCTTAATTGCTCCTGAAGTCAGTAATACTGTGAGATTTTTAAGATCTGGTTGGAGAATATCTAGTTCTGGAACTAAACCGAATCAGCAGCAGACTGAAAACTTAATTCGAGACAGTAAAGAACTATTTAACTTAACGGGCATTATTTCTTTTAATTTGGATGCGATCGCTGAAGATGATGTGGCTTTTTTGGTCGAGGAGATTAAACATAGAGCTTTTCAGCCACCTTTATCCAAAGAGCTATATGGCTATCATCTGCAACCGCTTGGAATTCATATTGAAGATCTAGGGCGTGATATCGTGAATTTCTACGAAGAGCTAGAGCAACGTAAAGCTAAGAGCAAGCCTTCGCTAACTAGTGAACTCATTGCTGTCTAA
- a CDS encoding DUF2256 domain-containing protein yields the protein MAYKGNKFFLPSKDCVICGKPFSWRKKWEKCWDEVKYCSDRCRKQKSNS from the coding sequence ATGGCTTACAAAGGCAATAAATTCTTTTTACCTAGCAAAGATTGTGTAATTTGCGGTAAACCCTTTTCATGGCGTAAGAAATGGGAAAAATGTTGGGACGAAGTAAAGTACTGTAGCGATCGCTGTCGCAAACAAAAAAGTAATAGTTAA
- the cobT gene encoding nicotinate mononucleotide-dependent phosphoribosyltransferase CobT translates to MIKSYTQRKKAKAWLKTYRGKCPVFACVLGFTETGLIPNISAAGATPEDRKYTAIADAEFLATGKNINFPLPPLVAGASPVLISRAVVAAQELPLFIFDAGLAIAPTVETKAISLDGLPAKCVSTGKALPLETILQLFVQGLVWGEKLAHLGAYVILSECVVGGTTTALAILTALGIDAKDKINSSHPTCNHDQKWEIVQSGLQHLSAQATPFEIVAAVGDPMQIVVAGMAIAASRHAGVLLAGGTQMLAVYALARAIAKYQNLTWHPESIIIGTTRWVAEDPTGNTIDLALAVQDVPLLATELSFAKSRFPQLRAYEQGFVKEGVGAGGAAIAANLYQNWTQEKLLNAIEALALRRDI, encoded by the coding sequence ATGATCAAATCCTACACACAACGCAAAAAAGCCAAAGCTTGGCTCAAAACCTATCGTGGTAAATGTCCAGTATTTGCCTGTGTGCTAGGTTTCACCGAAACAGGGCTAATTCCTAATATCTCAGCAGCAGGAGCAACGCCTGAAGACCGCAAATATACTGCGATCGCTGATGCCGAATTTCTCGCTACGGGCAAAAATATCAACTTCCCTTTACCACCTTTAGTTGCAGGCGCATCACCTGTTTTAATTTCCCGTGCTGTTGTTGCAGCTCAGGAATTGCCTCTATTTATTTTTGATGCAGGTTTAGCGATCGCTCCCACAGTTGAAACTAAAGCAATTTCCCTCGATGGTTTACCAGCAAAATGTGTCAGCACAGGTAAAGCGCTCCCTCTAGAAACGATCCTGCAATTATTTGTACAGGGCTTAGTATGGGGAGAGAAATTGGCACATTTGGGAGCCTATGTCATCCTTAGTGAATGCGTAGTTGGTGGCACAACAACGGCTTTAGCTATACTCACCGCTTTAGGGATAGATGCTAAGGATAAAATCAATAGCTCCCATCCCACCTGTAACCATGACCAAAAATGGGAAATCGTACAGTCAGGATTGCAACATCTCTCCGCACAGGCAACACCCTTTGAAATCGTTGCTGCTGTTGGCGATCCTATGCAAATTGTAGTGGCAGGTATGGCGATCGCTGCTAGTCGTCATGCTGGAGTCTTGCTCGCAGGCGGCACACAAATGCTAGCGGTATACGCCCTTGCAAGAGCGATCGCCAAATATCAAAATCTCACATGGCATCCTGAGTCAATCATCATTGGGACAACCCGATGGGTTGCTGAAGATCCCACAGGCAATACAATCGATTTAGCCTTGGCAGTGCAAGATGTCCCATTACTCGCAACCGAACTGAGCTTTGCGAAATCTAGGTTTCCTCAGCTCCGAGCCTATGAACAAGGTTTTGTCAAAGAAGGTGTCGGTGCTGGTGGCGCTGCGATCGCCGCAAATCTCTATCAAAACTGGACACAGGAAAAGTTATTAAACGCGATCGAAGCTCTAGCTCTACGGAGGGATATATAG
- a CDS encoding glycosyltransferase family 4 protein: protein MDKPLHIVMLHNRYQYVGGEDVSTDADVELLRNYGHRVTLIEVHNDIIKSYSQFAKLQLFAETAWNFKVYREMRSQFQELKPDLVHVQNFFPLFSPSVHAAAKSLNIPTIQHLHNFRLGCLNGYLFRDGKICEICVGKNPWQGITYGCYRDSPIASLAVWAMITINRWRRTWWQDVDAFITPSQFSAQKLSEIGLIRERIYTINPYINPPNQENVSSHLSTTPNFLFVGRLSSEKGVITLLKAWMELNMPEWLLNIVGDGAEKSNLQKFVNDAGLKNVQFLGYLSSSQVTSAMQLATVIVVPSQWYETFGRVIVEAFACSKPVITSDLGALSELITSEHNGFLVPCDHVSMWAEKLRWCGTHPEEMRIMGNNAFETYQTLYTSSANYQKLMAIYERVLRH, encoded by the coding sequence ATGGATAAACCTCTACACATTGTAATGCTCCACAATCGTTATCAATATGTTGGCGGTGAGGATGTCTCAACAGATGCTGATGTAGAACTATTACGCAACTATGGTCATCGCGTTACTTTAATTGAAGTTCATAATGACATCATCAAGTCTTATTCTCAATTTGCTAAGCTTCAATTATTTGCGGAGACAGCTTGGAATTTTAAGGTTTATCGCGAAATGCGATCGCAATTTCAAGAATTGAAGCCAGACCTTGTCCATGTCCAGAATTTCTTTCCTTTATTTTCGCCATCTGTCCACGCCGCCGCAAAATCATTAAACATCCCAACAATACAGCATCTTCACAACTTTCGTTTAGGCTGCCTGAATGGCTACCTATTTCGAGATGGTAAAATTTGTGAGATCTGTGTGGGAAAAAACCCTTGGCAAGGTATCACCTATGGCTGCTATCGTGATTCACCTATCGCATCTTTAGCGGTCTGGGCAATGATCACGATCAATAGATGGCGGCGCACTTGGTGGCAAGATGTTGATGCTTTTATTACCCCTAGTCAGTTTTCTGCCCAAAAGCTTAGTGAGATTGGTCTTATAAGGGAACGTATTTATACTATAAATCCCTATATTAATCCTCCAAATCAGGAAAATGTTTCATCTCATCTTTCTACTACACCTAATTTTTTATTTGTAGGTAGGTTATCGTCGGAAAAAGGAGTAATCACGCTCTTAAAAGCATGGATGGAATTAAACATGCCAGAATGGCTATTAAATATCGTAGGTGATGGTGCAGAGAAGTCCAATTTACAGAAATTTGTCAATGATGCAGGACTCAAGAATGTTCAATTTTTGGGATATTTGAGTTCATCACAGGTAACAAGTGCCATGCAGTTGGCGACTGTTATCGTTGTTCCTTCACAATGGTATGAAACTTTTGGGCGAGTAATTGTTGAAGCTTTTGCATGCAGTAAACCTGTAATAACTTCAGATTTAGGTGCTTTATCGGAACTTATCACTTCAGAACATAATGGCTTTTTAGTCCCCTGCGATCACGTTAGTATGTGGGCAGAAAAATTACGTTGGTGTGGGACGCATCCTGAAGAAATGCGAATTATGGGTAACAATGCTTTCGAGACTTATCAAACACTTTATACAAGCTCAGCAAATTACCAAAAACTGATGGCAATTTATGAGCGAGTACTGAGACATTAA
- a CDS encoding glycosyltransferase family 2 protein — translation MQTYIIIPVHNRKTLTLACLANLKTNGYLPKYHVIVVDDGSNDGTTEEVHEVYPEVIVLKGDGNLWWTGAIALGMQYAYEQGATHFIWLNDDCLTTPETLDLLIDFLQSNPNSIVGASCYAEDSGLLIETGVKGRVRIKALEHEVADVDGLSGYCVAMPVSIFKKIGLPDARKFRQYAGDGMYTLKAARAGFKVCILGKAKVTLVEEKDPIHNFSNYLQKKNNRNFKSIFWDYKSPYHLPTQFYYHTYKYGTLIGFPLFTAKLLSWLVRFYG, via the coding sequence ATGCAGACTTATATTATTATTCCTGTTCATAATCGCAAAACACTTACTTTAGCTTGTCTTGCAAATCTCAAAACCAATGGGTATCTCCCCAAATATCATGTAATTGTGGTAGATGATGGCTCTAACGATGGTACTACTGAAGAAGTTCATGAAGTATATCCAGAAGTTATTGTGCTCAAGGGGGATGGAAATTTATGGTGGACTGGCGCGATCGCTTTAGGAATGCAATATGCTTACGAGCAGGGAGCAACTCATTTTATTTGGCTAAATGATGATTGTTTAACTACGCCTGAAACTCTAGATCTATTGATAGATTTCTTGCAGAGTAATCCTAATTCTATAGTTGGTGCTTCCTGTTATGCAGAAGACTCTGGCTTATTAATAGAAACAGGAGTTAAGGGTAGAGTAAGAATTAAAGCTTTAGAGCATGAAGTTGCAGATGTAGATGGACTGAGTGGCTATTGTGTTGCGATGCCAGTAAGTATATTCAAGAAAATAGGTCTTCCCGATGCTCGTAAGTTTCGACAATATGCTGGTGATGGAATGTACACCCTAAAGGCAGCTAGAGCGGGGTTTAAGGTATGTATTTTAGGTAAAGCTAAAGTAACTTTAGTGGAAGAGAAAGATCCTATTCATAATTTCTCTAACTATCTTCAAAAGAAAAATAATCGCAATTTTAAATCAATCTTCTGGGATTATAAATCTCCTTATCATTTACCAACTCAGTTTTATTACCATACTTACAAGTATGGTACTTTAATTGGATTTCCACTATTCACCGCTAAGTTACTTTCTTGGTTAGTGCGCTTTTATGGATAA
- a CDS encoding glycosyltransferase family 4 protein: MGKNLHICLNMVHDPHWLGGVLYIQNLIRAIAQLPSHETAHIKLSLALFKSNSHLAEPIKHLVNRVYAGTFADYAYLKACKLLAEYVPLVPLQLLNPRSYDFVYPDLLGARSAYKWGAWVCDLQHCHLPHLFSQKQLEQRNNELQRMADKAPIIVLSSEAARNDFCERYSQASDRTVVMHFASFIDPRWFEKDPYLTQSQYHLPDHFFLVSNQFWKHKDHGVIIESLAILKERKIYPTIVCTGTLSDYRNPEYFHQLLSKIDSLNLKQQFIILGVIPRDDQIQLMRQCTAVIQPSLFEGWSSVIEDARSLGKAVIASDFPVHLEQNPPNSYFFEQSNAEALANVIETSLTTLTSGANPQLESLARQDNQERINTYGRRFLEIVHRVI; this comes from the coding sequence ATGGGCAAAAATTTACATATTTGTTTGAATATGGTGCATGACCCGCATTGGCTAGGCGGAGTGCTATATATTCAAAATTTAATTCGAGCGATCGCCCAATTACCAAGCCATGAAACTGCACATATCAAACTTAGCTTAGCCCTATTTAAATCAAATTCTCACCTAGCTGAGCCAATAAAACATCTAGTAAATAGAGTATATGCAGGTACTTTTGCTGATTATGCTTATTTAAAAGCTTGTAAACTCTTAGCAGAATATGTTCCACTTGTCCCATTACAATTGCTCAATCCGCGCTCCTATGACTTTGTATATCCAGACTTATTAGGAGCAAGATCTGCATATAAATGGGGCGCATGGGTTTGTGACCTTCAGCATTGTCACTTACCACATTTATTTTCACAGAAGCAATTAGAGCAACGTAATAACGAATTGCAAAGAATGGCAGATAAAGCTCCTATTATTGTACTGAGTAGTGAAGCAGCTCGTAATGATTTTTGTGAGCGCTATTCTCAAGCAAGCGATCGCACAGTAGTCATGCACTTTGCTAGTTTCATTGATCCTCGATGGTTTGAGAAAGATCCGTACCTTACACAATCTCAATATCATCTGCCTGATCATTTTTTTTTAGTAAGTAATCAGTTTTGGAAACATAAAGATCATGGCGTAATTATTGAATCTTTAGCAATTCTCAAAGAGCGTAAAATTTATCCAACCATCGTATGTACTGGCACTTTATCGGACTATCGAAATCCCGAATATTTTCATCAATTGCTATCTAAAATTGATTCTCTCAATTTAAAACAACAATTTATTATTTTAGGAGTCATTCCTCGAGATGATCAAATTCAACTAATGAGACAATGCACAGCAGTCATTCAACCTTCTTTATTTGAAGGATGGAGTTCGGTAATTGAAGATGCACGTAGCCTAGGGAAAGCAGTTATCGCTTCTGATTTCCCTGTTCACCTCGAACAAAATCCCCCTAACTCCTATTTCTTTGAACAAAGTAATGCAGAAGCACTTGCAAATGTAATAGAAACTTCTCTAACAACCTTAACATCAGGCGCAAATCCACAATTAGAATCATTAGCCCGTCAAGATAATCAAGAAAGAATCAATACTTATGGTAGACGCTTTTTAGAAATTGTCCATCGGGTAATTTAG